Genomic window (Verrucomicrobiia bacterium):
TCGCTCAAGTCAAACTGCGGCAGTCTGCGTCGCAGTTCGGTCACATACTCGGCGTCGGGCCGAAGCGGTGCGACGATCAATCGCTCAGGGAAAACGCGCCGATAACAGTTTCCGACAAAACTGCCGTCAGGCGCTTCCTTCGCGAGTTCTAGAAGCAGCTCGGAACGCGTGTCGCCGAGCGGATCGCCGGATGCGCCGTCGCCGCCGGCCAGGTATTCCTTGAGTTCTCGAACCTTTTGAAGCGCGGTGGGGCCATTGTAGATCTCGGGCATCAACAGCACCAGGGCGCCCTGGACGGCTTCGCGTTCGGCCACAAGGGCGTCAAGGCGATGCCCGAATTTGATGATTCCTCTGGCGACAGAAATAGCGAGTGCTGCTGTGGAAGGTGAAATCATACCATCGTCCGTTGTTCCAAAGGCTGATGGCCGGAGTGTGCTGAGTCGTTTCGTGCCGGGCAACTACAAAGAAGCAAACCCGGCGTGGCGGCGGCGCATCTGACACTGCCCAAGCTGCAATGCAGGAGCAGCGCGGCTCTTCAGGCCGCGTAAGCGTAAAAAGATTAGCCCAGGGCTGGCCGGTTTCCACAACGGACGTCGTCGGAACGTTGAACCGGCCTGAAGGCACGCGCTCCGTCAGGCGCGGGCGCGCGAGACGAACGGATTCCCCTTGATGTAAAACCGCAGGTTGCGCTTTGCCCAGTGCTTCGCGTACGCAACGCCGACGCGAGGACCTTTTGCAATGACGAAGGAAGCAGTATCTTCGTCTTCAGCAATGAACAGCGTGTTGCTGAGCAGGTCGTGGCCGTTCACGCTCTTGTCAATTCCCATGGCACGACACAGCAAACCGGGGCCCTGCGTGCGGCTTTCCAGATTCTTTACAGGCTCCAGCGCCCGCAGCAGCACAGCCGACGCATGGCCCTCCGGCTGCGTGACCACGTTAATGCAGTAATACATGCCGTAGATGAAGTAGACGTAGGCATGTCCAGGCGGCCCGAACATCACTTCTGTCCGGGGAGTTCGCCCTTTCGAGGAGTGCGCGGCGAGGTCGTGCTCGCCGAGGTAAGCTTCCACTTCGACAATTCTGCCAACGCGTTCGACGCCCTCTTCGACATGCACGAGAAGCTTGCCGAGCAGTTCCCGCGCAACGTGAATGGTGTCGCGATTGTAGAACTCGCGTGGCAGGCGCCTGCTTGTCAGGTCAATGGTCATGCATCGTGGCGCAGGTTTCCACACCTGCTGTATCGCCAGCTTCCATGCTGGCAGAGCGTGGACCGCGCGAGCAGGTTTGGAAACCTGCGATACAGCA
Coding sequences:
- a CDS encoding DNA-3-methyladenine glycosylase, which produces MTIDLTSRRLPREFYNRDTIHVARELLGKLLVHVEEGVERVGRIVEVEAYLGEHDLAAHSSKGRTPRTEVMFGPPGHAYVYFIYGMYYCINVVTQPEGHASAVLLRALEPVKNLESRTQGPGLLCRAMGIDKSVNGHDLLSNTLFIAEDEDTASFVIAKGPRVGVAYAKHWAKRNLRFYIKGNPFVSRARA